In Pseudomonas fakonensis, one DNA window encodes the following:
- a CDS encoding mannitol dehydrogenase family protein, with amino-acid sequence MKLNPHNLGQLPAGIARPTYDPAQLRQGIVHIGVGGFHRAHQAAYTDALMNRSEGLDWAICGAGLRSEDRAMHDALAGQGYLYTLYELGDGPGTEVRVIGALNGMLLAEDGAEALLQKLAEPGIRIVSLTITEGGYCIDDGSGEFRADLPLIQHDLANPQAPRSVFGYLCEALRRRREAGSGPFTVMSCDNLPHNGAVARKALLAFARLLDPELARWVDSNVSFPNAMVDRITPMTSAAHRQQLLERHGIDDAWPVVCEPFLQWVVEDKFVAGRPAWEKVGVQFTDDVTPYEAMKIKLLNGSHLALTYLGFLQGYRFVHETLADPLLHRYMRAFMDLDVTPQLAPVPGIDLARYKDSLTERFANRAIADQLERVCSDGSSKFPKFIVPTANRLIAGGQPLERVALVVAAWALYLRGVDENGSKYAIPDPRAADCQARVVQRDGLAARVLGDEAIFGTLIPASRAFVSAFEQQYDSLREHGVSETLRRVLGD; translated from the coding sequence ATGAAACTGAACCCGCACAACCTCGGGCAACTGCCGGCCGGCATCGCCCGCCCCACCTACGACCCGGCGCAACTGCGCCAGGGCATCGTGCACATTGGCGTCGGTGGTTTTCACCGCGCCCACCAGGCCGCCTACACCGACGCCCTGATGAACCGCAGCGAAGGCCTGGACTGGGCCATCTGCGGCGCCGGCTTGCGCAGCGAGGACCGCGCCATGCACGATGCCCTGGCCGGGCAAGGCTACCTGTACACCCTGTACGAGCTGGGCGACGGGCCCGGCACCGAAGTGCGGGTGATCGGCGCGCTCAACGGCATGCTGCTGGCCGAAGACGGCGCCGAGGCCCTGCTGCAGAAACTGGCCGAGCCCGGCATCCGCATCGTCTCGCTGACCATCACCGAGGGCGGCTACTGCATCGACGACGGCAGCGGCGAGTTTCGCGCCGACCTGCCGCTGATCCAGCACGACCTGGCCAACCCGCAGGCCCCGCGCAGCGTGTTCGGCTATTTGTGCGAAGCCCTGCGCCGACGCCGCGAGGCCGGCAGCGGGCCGTTCACGGTGATGTCCTGCGATAACCTGCCGCACAACGGCGCGGTGGCGCGCAAGGCGCTGCTGGCCTTCGCCCGGCTGCTGGACCCGGAGCTTGCCCGCTGGGTCGACAGCAACGTCAGCTTCCCCAACGCCATGGTCGACCGCATCACCCCGATGACCAGCGCGGCGCACCGCCAGCAACTGCTGGAACGCCACGGCATCGACGATGCCTGGCCGGTGGTGTGCGAGCCGTTTTTGCAGTGGGTGGTGGAAGACAAGTTCGTCGCCGGGCGCCCGGCCTGGGAGAAGGTCGGCGTGCAGTTTACCGACGACGTCACCCCCTACGAGGCGATGAAGATCAAGCTGCTTAACGGCAGCCACCTGGCGCTGACCTACCTGGGCTTTTTGCAGGGCTACCGCTTCGTCCACGAAACCCTGGCCGACCCGCTGCTGCACCGCTACATGCGCGCGTTCATGGACCTGGACGTCACCCCGCAACTGGCCCCGGTGCCGGGTATCGACCTGGCCCGCTACAAAGACAGCCTGACCGAGCGCTTTGCCAACCGCGCCATCGCCGACCAGCTGGAGCGGGTGTGCTCGGACGGCTCGTCGAAATTCCCCAAGTTCATCGTGCCCACCGCCAACCGCCTGATCGCAGGCGGCCAGCCGCTGGAGCGGGTGGCGCTGGTGGTGGCGGCCTGGGCCTTGTACCTGCGCGGCGTGGATGAAAACGGCAGCAAGTACGCCATCCCCGACCCACGCGCCGCCGACTGCCAGGCGCGGGTGGTGCAGCGCGATGGCCTGGCCGCCCGGGTGCTGGGCGACGAGGCGATTTTCGGCACGCTGATCCCGGCGAGCCGGGCCTTTGTCAGCGCCTTCGAGCAGCAGTACGACAGCCTGCGCGAACACGGCGTGAGCGAAACCCTGCGCCGCGTGCTCGGCGACTGA
- a CDS encoding MerR family transcriptional regulator translates to MLEPSHNDELPPIPGKRYFTIGEVSELCAVKPHVLRYWEQEFPQLNPVKRRGNRRYYQRQDVLMIRQIRALLYDQGFTIGGARLRLSSDEVKDESSQYKQLIRQMIVELEDVLVVLKK, encoded by the coding sequence ATGCTGGAACCAAGCCATAACGACGAGCTGCCCCCCATCCCGGGCAAACGCTACTTCACCATTGGTGAAGTCAGCGAGCTCTGTGCGGTAAAACCGCACGTGCTGCGCTACTGGGAGCAGGAATTCCCGCAGCTCAACCCAGTGAAGCGCCGCGGCAACCGGCGGTATTACCAGCGCCAAGACGTGCTGATGATCCGCCAGATCCGCGCTTTGCTGTACGACCAGGGCTTCACCATCGGCGGGGCGCGCTTGCGGCTCAGCAGTGATGAGGTCAAGGACGAATCCAGCCAGTACAAGCAGCTGATTCGGCAGATGATTGTCGAGTTGGAGGATGTGCTGGTGGTGTTGAAGAAGTGA
- a CDS encoding DUF3077 domain-containing protein: MDKELQTPRSRQLTTCGIGHFGEGGDIGMEEPLFRVVAGHSLDHAVEQATVVMCAVHKLTDMAMMETDQLPTLLTAMHYLSGMAKALAQDVNHGLTVRMPGE; this comes from the coding sequence ATGGATAAGGAATTGCAAACCCCGCGCAGCCGGCAACTCACCACCTGCGGCATCGGCCATTTTGGCGAGGGTGGCGATATCGGCATGGAAGAGCCGTTGTTCCGCGTGGTCGCCGGGCATTCGCTGGACCACGCAGTGGAACAGGCGACCGTGGTGATGTGTGCGGTGCACAAACTCACCGACATGGCGATGATGGAGACTGACCAGCTGCCGACCTTGCTGACGGCGATGCACTACCTCAGCGGCATGGCCAAGGCGTTGGCCCAGGATGTGAACCATGGGTTGACGGTGCGCATGCCGGGGGAATAG
- the xylB gene encoding xylulokinase, with the protein MDGLFVGIDCGTQGTKALVLDAGSGQVLGLGSAAHAPPQGRDGRREQDPADWLAALQVAVAEALRSAGVDGQAIRGLAVSGQQHGLVLLDAQGQVLRPAKLWCDTETVAENNELLAALGGVQGSLERLGLVIAPGYTLSKLLWTQRQHPELFARLAHILLPHDYLNYWLTGRACSEPGDASGTGYYDVRRRTWAADVLQLIEPGERLVAALPELVEPGACIGSLRQGAAAALGLNPQAWVASGGGDNMLGAIGTGNIAPGMITLSLGTSGTLAAFAEQPQVSAQGEVATFCASSGGWLPLICTMNLTSACALVRDLLELDLERFTALAAQAPIGADGLLMLPFFDGERVPALPAASASLHGMTSANLTRANLCRAVLEGTCFSLRYGLDLLRASGLQGNEIRLVGGAAKSPLWRQVLADLLGVPLVCPRQTEAAALGAAIQAAWSLGRQFGRGDSLDVLCQRCVALDESTRTLPHPARQAAYALAYQRYRDHLPAH; encoded by the coding sequence ATGGACGGACTGTTTGTTGGTATCGACTGCGGCACCCAGGGCACCAAGGCCCTGGTGCTGGACGCCGGTAGCGGCCAGGTGCTGGGCCTGGGCAGCGCCGCCCACGCGCCGCCGCAAGGGCGCGATGGCCGGCGTGAGCAAGACCCGGCGGATTGGCTGGCGGCGTTGCAGGTGGCGGTGGCCGAGGCACTGCGCTCGGCTGGCGTCGATGGCCAGGCGATCCGCGGGCTGGCGGTGTCCGGCCAGCAGCACGGGCTGGTGCTGCTCGACGCCCAGGGCCAGGTGCTGCGCCCGGCCAAGCTGTGGTGCGACACCGAGACCGTGGCCGAAAACAACGAGCTGCTCGCCGCCCTCGGCGGTGTACAAGGCTCGCTGGAGCGCCTGGGGCTGGTGATCGCGCCGGGCTATACCCTGTCGAAGCTGCTGTGGACCCAGCGCCAGCACCCTGAGCTGTTCGCTCGCCTAGCGCACATTCTGCTGCCCCACGACTACCTCAATTACTGGCTCACCGGCCGCGCCTGCAGCGAGCCCGGCGATGCCTCCGGCACCGGCTACTACGACGTGCGCCGGCGCACCTGGGCGGCCGATGTGCTGCAGCTTATCGAGCCGGGCGAACGCCTGGTTGCGGCGCTGCCCGAGCTGGTCGAGCCCGGCGCGTGCATCGGCAGCTTGCGCCAGGGGGCTGCCGCCGCACTGGGCTTGAACCCGCAGGCGTGGGTGGCCAGTGGTGGCGGCGACAACATGCTCGGCGCCATCGGCACCGGCAATATCGCCCCCGGCATGATCACCCTGAGCCTGGGTACCTCCGGCACTTTGGCCGCCTTTGCCGAGCAACCCCAGGTGAGCGCCCAGGGCGAAGTGGCGACCTTTTGCGCCTCCAGCGGTGGCTGGCTGCCGCTGATCTGCACCATGAACCTCACCAGCGCCTGCGCCCTGGTGCGCGACCTGCTGGAGCTGGACCTGGAGCGCTTCACCGCCCTCGCCGCCCAGGCGCCGATCGGCGCCGACGGCTTGCTGATGCTGCCGTTCTTCGACGGTGAGCGGGTGCCGGCGCTGCCCGCGGCCAGCGCCAGCCTGCACGGCATGACCAGCGCCAACCTGACCCGCGCCAACCTGTGCCGGGCGGTGTTGGAAGGCACCTGCTTCAGCCTGCGCTACGGCCTCGACCTGCTGCGCGCCAGCGGGCTGCAAGGCAACGAGATACGCCTGGTCGGCGGCGCGGCGAAAAGCCCGTTGTGGCGCCAGGTGCTGGCCGATTTGCTCGGTGTGCCGCTGGTGTGCCCACGCCAGACCGAGGCCGCGGCACTGGGGGCGGCGATACAGGCGGCGTGGAGCCTTGGCCGCCAATTCGGCCGGGGCGACAGCCTTGATGTGCTGTGCCAGCGCTGCGTGGCGCTGGACGAAAGCACCCGCACCCTGCCCCACCCCGCGCGCCAGGCCGCCTACGCGCTTGCCTACCAGCGCTATCGTGACCACTTGCCTGCGCACTGA
- a CDS encoding CPBP family intramembrane glutamic endopeptidase, with the protein MRATPFPTFRDTPARPSFLTSLALLLLAVAVCVAGGMAAGYQGGALPRPGEVSWAMIQAGMPYSACGLLVLFAWQHVRGGIFKAFVGERVLGPLANGLLRLALTLGIGYAVMRDQGMAPEPYLAQLFDGLAPGQVQRLVLQLVLFTAISEELLLRHYVMGVLGWQDGGWWKWAAIGASAAVYMSLPLPYESAWVLVLLMAIGVIIGIARVNSRGMLVPIVLHGAAMGGVLAVGHWQLAI; encoded by the coding sequence GTGCGCGCCACCCCCTTCCCGACCTTTCGCGATACCCCGGCCCGTCCGTCGTTCCTGACGAGCCTGGCCCTGCTGCTGCTGGCCGTGGCCGTATGCGTTGCCGGCGGCATGGCCGCCGGCTACCAGGGCGGCGCGCTGCCCCGGCCCGGCGAGGTGAGCTGGGCGATGATCCAGGCTGGCATGCCCTACTCCGCCTGCGGGCTGCTGGTGCTGTTTGCCTGGCAGCATGTGCGCGGCGGCATCTTCAAGGCGTTCGTCGGCGAGCGCGTGCTCGGCCCGCTGGCCAACGGCCTGCTGCGCCTGGCGCTGACCCTGGGCATCGGTTATGCGGTGATGCGCGACCAGGGCATGGCGCCAGAGCCGTACCTGGCCCAGCTGTTCGACGGGCTGGCCCCCGGGCAGGTGCAACGCCTGGTGCTGCAGCTGGTGCTGTTCACCGCCATTAGCGAAGAACTGCTGCTGCGCCATTACGTCATGGGCGTGCTGGGGTGGCAGGACGGCGGCTGGTGGAAGTGGGCCGCGATCGGTGCCAGCGCGGCGGTGTACATGAGCTTGCCGCTGCCTTACGAGAGTGCTTGGGTGCTGGTGTTGTTGATGGCGATTGGCGTGATTATCGGGATTGCGCGGGTGAACAGCCGCGGGATGCTGGTGCCGATTGTGTTGCATGGCGCTGCGATGGGTGGGGTGTTGGCGGTGGGGCATTGGCAGTTGGCGATTTAA
- a CDS encoding DUF6998 domain-containing protein, whose amino-acid sequence MDATIELKIKNALHDLFAAVGQLQAAYPGKPFTLDGRLVGDIGEVVASLAYRLTLNEGLTKHHDAVCEAGRNVQIKTTFGTTLTFPVHHVPDYYLGIRMNRDGTFEEVYNGPGYLIQQQLAGRKPTRTGLHGGLMAMLRRLNGTVAEQDRIPRR is encoded by the coding sequence ATGGATGCGACCATCGAACTGAAGATCAAGAACGCCCTGCACGACCTGTTCGCGGCCGTCGGGCAACTGCAGGCGGCCTACCCGGGCAAGCCGTTCACCCTAGACGGCAGGCTGGTCGGCGATATCGGTGAGGTGGTGGCCAGCCTTGCCTACCGGCTGACCCTCAACGAAGGCCTGACCAAGCACCACGATGCGGTCTGCGAAGCCGGGCGCAATGTGCAGATCAAGACCACCTTCGGCACCACCCTGACGTTCCCCGTGCACCACGTGCCGGACTATTACCTCGGCATCCGCATGAACCGGGATGGCACCTTCGAAGAGGTCTACAACGGGCCGGGTTACCTGATCCAGCAGCAACTGGCCGGGCGCAAGCCCACGCGCACGGGGCTGCATGGGGGCTTGATGGCCATGCTCAGGCGGCTCAATGGCACTGTGGCTGAGCAGGACCGGATACCTCGGCGGTGA
- a CDS encoding PAAR domain-containing protein, with translation MLATARLGDTHVCPIPGHGASPIVSASPDTQINALGAARVGDVCGCGAVITTGFPSVLVNHRPLAHLGSPTSHGGTIVSGSTDTFGGVQVGTAASQAIVDFAKLGTISPEGVVDEQLMTQLLADPQLEQRALLSGALVRPGALADSAAAKAPVGPQTPELIAVAGSQHDSGKANKMMFVAQAVRELKTFKAERPGATRTLVVFTPGYNANMLNAAQASAILYEAELIKVSNVQELVTYLNTGKDRSTSPIGHLSMFSHGVPQRIAFGYELPEDQQLSLGVDVYRSISPAAFSKSARVDSYACRTGMGNLPDLLIEEAVQFSPETDESLAQLLANHLRLKVRAYVRRSDYKDTWGSYVDRQRGALCGSTVRQPPPESWCKAWDEAVSERLDYAERLRFTYQVSGASNPVRSGTTPYGLPGGHIEFSPQ, from the coding sequence ATGCTTGCAACCGCTCGACTCGGTGACACCCATGTGTGTCCCATCCCCGGCCACGGCGCCTCGCCGATTGTTTCGGCCTCCCCCGATACCCAGATCAATGCCCTTGGCGCTGCGCGCGTGGGGGATGTGTGCGGCTGTGGCGCAGTGATCACCACCGGCTTCCCCAGCGTGCTGGTGAACCACCGGCCCCTCGCCCACCTGGGCAGCCCCACCAGCCATGGCGGCACCATCGTTTCTGGTAGTACCGATACCTTTGGCGGGGTGCAGGTTGGTACTGCAGCCAGCCAGGCGATCGTCGATTTTGCCAAGCTCGGCACCATCAGCCCGGAGGGGGTGGTGGATGAGCAACTGATGACGCAGTTGTTGGCCGACCCGCAGTTGGAGCAGCGGGCGTTGCTTTCTGGGGCGCTGGTGCGGCCTGGGGCGTTGGCGGACAGTGCGGCGGCGAAAGCGCCGGTGGGGCCGCAAACGCCGGAGTTGATTGCCGTGGCGGGGAGTCAGCATGACAGTGGCAAGGCCAACAAGATGATGTTTGTTGCGCAGGCAGTGAGGGAACTCAAAACCTTCAAGGCCGAGCGGCCTGGGGCGACCCGCACACTGGTGGTGTTCACACCGGGCTATAACGCCAACATGCTGAACGCCGCTCAAGCCTCTGCGATCTTGTACGAAGCGGAACTGATCAAGGTCTCGAATGTTCAAGAACTGGTCACGTACCTGAATACGGGAAAAGATCGCAGCACATCGCCCATTGGGCACTTGTCGATGTTCAGCCATGGTGTGCCGCAACGTATCGCGTTTGGATATGAATTGCCGGAGGACCAGCAGTTGTCGTTGGGCGTGGATGTATACCGGAGCATTTCACCCGCCGCGTTCAGCAAGTCGGCGCGTGTTGACAGCTATGCCTGCAGGACCGGAATGGGGAACCTGCCTGACCTGCTGATTGAAGAGGCCGTGCAGTTTTCGCCTGAAACGGATGAAAGCCTGGCGCAGTTGCTTGCCAACCATTTGCGGCTGAAGGTGCGCGCGTACGTCAGGCGATCGGATTACAAAGACACCTGGGGCTCGTATGTGGACCGCCAGCGTGGGGCATTGTGTGGGTCGACTGTTCGACAACCGCCGCCGGAGTCTTGGTGTAAAGCCTGGGATGAAGCAGTATCGGAACGACTTGATTACGCAGAACGCCTCAGATTTACCTATCAAGTATCTGGCGCCTCGAATCCAGTGCGGTCGGGAACCACTCCTTACGGATTACCAGGTGGACACATTGAATTCTCGCCACAGTAA
- a CDS encoding HNH endonuclease, whose amino-acid sequence MQYFWVNLGTTHKEARNGEFLWAPLSPKSSKGAATRTHWENVGRVKSGDLIFCYNDNFLRAIATAKNDAYEASRPATRSFSEWKNVGYRVDVEITELKRRVHSRDIASDYQARFDENTTPSLFNVKGGVNQIYMAQVPSDAAVYLLEQAEVISDYEDLLIDAGASERAPSATTREALIKARVGQGAFRTSLLKRWGSKCALTGLSNKNLLIASHIYPWASCNNDARLDPDNGLLLAAHIDRLFEYGLIAFNGLGELLISPKLSTTEQEILGLQRFKAIKGLNRGNLAYLKKHRTRHSFG is encoded by the coding sequence ATGCAGTATTTCTGGGTGAATCTGGGGACGACCCATAAGGAAGCGAGAAATGGCGAGTTTCTTTGGGCTCCGCTCAGCCCAAAATCGTCAAAGGGAGCAGCAACCAGAACCCACTGGGAAAACGTAGGCAGAGTCAAATCAGGTGATCTGATTTTTTGCTACAACGATAATTTTTTACGTGCCATTGCGACCGCGAAGAATGACGCATATGAAGCGAGTCGTCCCGCAACTCGATCATTCAGCGAATGGAAAAACGTTGGTTATAGAGTCGACGTTGAAATTACAGAACTGAAGCGACGGGTGCACAGCAGAGATATCGCCTCCGACTATCAAGCCCGTTTTGACGAGAATACAACCCCTTCGCTCTTCAACGTCAAAGGCGGCGTCAACCAAATTTACATGGCACAAGTCCCCTCAGATGCTGCTGTCTACTTACTGGAGCAAGCGGAAGTCATCTCAGACTACGAAGACCTCCTCATAGACGCAGGCGCCTCTGAAAGAGCCCCATCAGCCACGACCCGCGAGGCCTTAATCAAAGCCCGGGTTGGTCAAGGTGCATTCAGAACCTCTTTGCTTAAACGCTGGGGCAGTAAATGCGCACTCACTGGACTTTCAAATAAGAATCTTTTGATTGCATCACACATATACCCATGGGCAAGCTGTAACAATGACGCCAGGCTAGACCCGGACAATGGGCTACTACTGGCCGCTCACATTGATCGCTTATTTGAATACGGTCTAATAGCTTTCAACGGATTGGGCGAATTGTTAATCAGCCCAAAGCTGAGCACCACCGAACAAGAAATCCTTGGACTCCAGCGCTTCAAGGCCATAAAGGGCCTTAACCGCGGAAATCTGGCATATCTGAAAAAACACAGGACACGCCATAGTTTTGGGTAG
- the ihfA gene encoding integration host factor subunit alpha — protein MGALTKAEMAERLYEELGLNKREAKELVELFFEEIRHALEDNEQVKLSGFGNFDLRDKRQRPGRNPKTGEEIPITARRVVTFRPGQKLKARVEAYAGTKP, from the coding sequence ATGGGTGCTCTGACGAAAGCTGAGATGGCCGAAAGGCTGTACGAGGAGCTGGGGCTCAACAAGCGAGAGGCCAAGGAGCTGGTCGAGCTGTTTTTCGAAGAAATTCGGCACGCGCTTGAAGACAACGAGCAGGTCAAGTTGTCCGGTTTCGGCAACTTTGACCTTCGCGACAAACGCCAGCGGCCGGGCCGCAACCCCAAAACCGGGGAAGAGATCCCGATCACCGCACGCCGCGTCGTCACCTTTCGTCCAGGGCAGAAGCTGAAAGCCCGGGTAGAGGCCTATGCTGGAACCAAGCCATAA
- a CDS encoding carbohydrate kinase family protein codes for MYLVCGEALFDVFSQATSSRSGELGFTAIAGGSPFNVAVGLRRLGVEAALFGGLSSDYLGARLRRVLEEEQVDCRHVVTSDAPTTLAMVGLDASGSAQYQFRGEGCADRQVRLEHLPVLGDSVRGLHVGSYTLVVTPVAETLLALVQRERERRLISLDPNVRLNPQPDVALWRRQVEAFAGHAHLIKASEEDLALLYPGRDAGDVARGWLNERCRLVFVTHGAEGASVHCAHGSWQRPADASLPVRDTVGAGDTFQAAVLACLARLGADSPAGVAGLGRGSIDAMLSYAIRAAAVTCSRVGPDLPFERELQAMGPL; via the coding sequence ATGTACCTGGTGTGTGGCGAGGCCCTGTTCGATGTGTTCAGCCAGGCCACCAGCAGCCGCAGCGGCGAGCTGGGGTTTACCGCGATTGCCGGCGGCTCGCCGTTCAACGTGGCGGTGGGCTTGCGCCGGCTGGGGGTGGAGGCGGCGTTGTTCGGCGGGCTGTCCAGTGACTACCTCGGCGCCCGGCTGCGGCGGGTGCTGGAGGAGGAACAGGTGGACTGCCGCCATGTGGTGACCAGCGATGCGCCGACCACGCTGGCCATGGTCGGGCTGGATGCGAGTGGCTCGGCGCAGTACCAGTTTCGCGGCGAAGGCTGTGCCGACCGGCAGGTGCGGTTGGAGCATCTGCCAGTGCTGGGCGACAGCGTGCGCGGGTTGCATGTCGGCTCCTACACCTTGGTGGTCACGCCTGTGGCCGAAACCTTGCTGGCGTTGGTGCAGCGCGAGCGGGAGCGGCGGCTGATCAGCCTGGACCCGAACGTGCGCCTGAACCCGCAGCCGGATGTGGCGCTGTGGCGCCGGCAGGTGGAGGCGTTTGCCGGGCATGCGCACCTGATCAAGGCCAGCGAGGAAGACCTGGCGCTGCTGTACCCAGGGCGCGATGCCGGGGATGTGGCGCGGGGCTGGTTGAACGAGCGGTGCCGGTTGGTGTTCGTCACCCATGGGGCGGAGGGGGCCAGCGTGCATTGTGCGCATGGCTCGTGGCAACGACCGGCGGATGCGTCGTTGCCGGTGCGCGATACGGTCGGCGCGGGGGATACCTTCCAGGCCGCCGTGCTGGCTTGCCTGGCGCGCCTCGGGGCAGACAGCCCGGCAGGGGTGGCCGGGTTGGGGCGGGGTAGCATCGATGCGATGCTGAGCTATGCGATTCGCGCCGCTGCGGTGACCTGCTCGCGGGTGGGGCCGGATTTGCCGTTTGAGCGGGAGTTGCAGGCTATGGGCCCCTTGTAG
- a CDS encoding ABC transporter ATP-binding protein, with translation MADLKIRNLHKGFDGHAIIKGIDLDVRDREFVVFVGPSGCGKSTLLRLIAGLEEVSSGQITLDGADITDTAPAKRDLAMVFQTYALYPHMTVRKNLSFALDLAGVAKQEVASKVDNAARILELQPLLERKPRQLSGGQRQRVAIGRAIVRNPKIFLFDEPLSNLDAALRVQMRLELARLHQELAATMIYVTHDQVEAMTLADKVVVLNGGRIEQVGSPLELYHHPANLFVAGFLGTPKMALLRGHLSRNQGSQCEVALECGARIALPLCAGELATGSQVTLGIRPEHLEIGQGPLQVTADVSERLGSDTYCHVRAASGEMLTVRVRGDFAPGFGESLQLGFAPLHCHLFDSNGQALDKRLQHVA, from the coding sequence ATGGCTGACCTGAAAATCCGCAACCTGCACAAAGGCTTCGATGGCCACGCCATCATCAAAGGCATCGACCTGGACGTGCGCGACCGCGAGTTCGTGGTGTTCGTCGGCCCCTCGGGCTGCGGCAAGTCCACCCTTTTGCGGCTGATCGCCGGGCTTGAAGAGGTGAGCAGCGGCCAGATCACCCTGGACGGCGCCGACATCACCGACACCGCCCCGGCCAAGCGCGACCTGGCCATGGTGTTCCAGACCTACGCCCTGTACCCGCACATGACCGTGCGCAAGAACCTGTCGTTTGCCCTGGACCTGGCCGGCGTGGCCAAGCAGGAGGTGGCCAGCAAGGTGGACAACGCCGCGCGCATTCTTGAGCTGCAACCGCTGCTGGAACGCAAGCCGCGCCAGTTGTCCGGTGGCCAGCGCCAGCGGGTGGCGATTGGCCGGGCAATCGTGCGCAACCCGAAAATCTTCCTGTTCGACGAGCCGCTGTCCAACCTCGACGCCGCCCTGCGCGTGCAGATGCGCCTGGAGCTGGCGCGCCTGCACCAGGAGCTGGCCGCGACCATGATCTACGTGACCCACGACCAGGTCGAGGCGATGACCCTGGCCGACAAGGTGGTGGTGCTCAACGGCGGGCGCATCGAGCAGGTGGGCTCGCCGCTGGAGCTTTACCACCACCCGGCCAACCTGTTTGTGGCGGGTTTTCTCGGCACACCAAAAATGGCCCTGCTGCGCGGGCACCTGAGCCGCAACCAGGGCAGCCAGTGCGAGGTGGCCCTGGAGTGCGGCGCGCGCATCGCCTTGCCGCTGTGCGCAGGCGAGCTGGCCACCGGCAGCCAGGTGACCCTGGGCATCCGCCCGGAACACCTGGAGATCGGCCAGGGCCCGCTGCAGGTGACTGCCGACGTGAGCGAACGGCTGGGCAGCGACACCTACTGCCACGTGCGCGCCGCAAGCGGCGAGATGCTCACCGTACGGGTGCGCGGCGACTTCGCCCCGGGCTTTGGCGAAAGCCTGCAATTGGGCTTCGCCCCCCTGCACTGCCACCTGTTCGACAGCAATGGCCAGGCCCTCGACAAACGACTGCAGCACGTAGCCTAA